In Tripterygium wilfordii isolate XIE 37 chromosome 15, ASM1340144v1, whole genome shotgun sequence, one DNA window encodes the following:
- the LOC120017166 gene encoding mediator of RNA polymerase II transcription subunit 13-like isoform X5 gives MWTNVFKIVGLHQLSWFQFLPQESDDNSLPDKSVKSEQKDAAMLQVISAHLQLQKEGFFSTWTNSFVGPWDPSQGLHNPDEKIKLWLFLPERHSSVVETAQPAVSRLKVIASGLWLAPGDSEEVAAALSQALRNCIERALSGLSYVRFGDVFTKSHPSHSEEPLWRRQPVVEFIFAATEEAIFVHVIMSAKHIRALSSGDMEQLLTRSSNRSGYGLPVIVSPHGMRGWLTGCCPNDLVKQVYLRSRTSNGSIIQHYVSQGSGCQLRGQNCYVEVTIGCPRSESEKALQSNSNSIRNLPRYNVAESPVVGRGDQKVSPDHLLARERTFIYPAEAVVVPVLQTPFAKSSLKRFWLQNWIGPSLPGSSFFVHCAGNAVSMHGSWIETSGVHMECSYNSSSNSNSSSVSSISSSSSDSEYKMTTGSGDLEADADSLTCRKSGLSSSDQIENDSSKLGLKRPRASTAESFGQAGTVTNAHMQDAYKSDFGSGEVNNSDITGVANEQIGSHWDWDDDDKGIGMDIQALLSEFGDFGDFFENDVLPFGEPPGTAESQALMFPAPECGDVDGSPGMVDVSNQMLLPVGFPTFDNFNTPPAVTEECVSKNQEVENSGMSIAIDPIDCPPASLTSEFDHLIKAEALMTFAPEYGAVETPTSELSLSKFRNPYVPKSCKLESSNSSPNNYVYGATPPSSPCLDVSDEKTGTVVNPKICPGRHDANGIRQSGKYYIYVDSGKMKQDKKLFTNNGGTAASDGMATSALSTFNSTNAVNSIQSKISEGTSATEHILLSTKTVLATEVECIMFQASMCKMRHLLLSSSIPAPPSLSWLTGSTVLNQLAGDCSTMTDNVSSWYEVKKKESIPVRIAGDFDGVVQDGHLSAPVGVWRSVGVANVSKPTNSPSIEVIPSLPHHAFTEEGILSYQQTQHLMELLDGLPLLVQQATSFVDVALDTDCGDGPYGWLALQEQWRRGFSCGPSMVHAGCGGTLASCHSLDIAGVELIDPLSADIHPSSVISLLQSEIKTALKTAFGNLVGPLSVIDWCKGRSQSCDTPMTGDGSFAESNISEYRDSSSTFTSSVGEPMSPTQSSAGSSTLKVTSATDGSKVDETCQRRSSQEIELEQQLCCRLRPTLSVLPSPAILVGFQDDWLKTSACSLQHWEKAPLEPYAMQKRISYNVICPDIDPLISAATDFFQQLGTVYGTCRLGTHSPHSLGNQMEIDSGKLSSSGFVLLDCPRSMKIESSDASLVGSISDYLLSLSNGWDMTSYLKSLTKAIKALKIGQCLPTNPKEGISSPCMVIYVVCPFPEPNAVLQTVVASSIAVGSVILAPERERRSVLKSQVEKALSCSAAVDEALVSNVLALSGFSIPKLVLQIITVDAIFRVTTPALNDLVILKETAFTIYNKARRIPRGSSNDAIPSSLLSTRSHSVLTQMAPIPGMWKDCLGPRVTGTSLPREGQIDAGLRSGSWDNSWQTTRSMGSNCDPNRNGESVVHDEIRYMFEPLFILAEPGSLEHAVSPSALGNLASESSKPLVDDGSGGFIQSTGSAGTTDTGLGSQLDLPEPDGFGSGCQRTLASLHCCYGWTEDWRWLACVWTDARGELLDSHIFPFGGISSRQDTKGLQCLFVQILHQGCQILQACSSSDTDAAKPRDFMIARIGSFYELEYLEWQKAIYSVGGSDVKKWPLQLRRSVPDGMPANNNGSSLQQQDMSLIQDRTLPSSPNPLYSLHSKTSGFMKGVLGQPNTRKQLMGSHVVADNSRGMLQWVQSISFAAISMDHSLHLVLQADSLSSVVDTMARSFPQRDPLLVISELIIFKVLW, from the exons ATGTGGACGAATGTTTTCAAGATT GTAGGTCTTCATCAACTATCGTGGTTCCAGTTTCTTCCTCAGGAATCTGATGACaattctttacctgacaaaag TGTGAAATCAGAGCAAAAAGATGCTGCCATGTTGCAGGTCATTTCGGCTCACCTGCAATTGCAGAAGGAGGGATTTTTCAGCACATGGACAAATTCTTTTGTTGGACCTTGGGATCCATCTCAAGGCTTGCATAATCCgg ATGAAAAAATCAAGCTTTGGCTTTTTCTTCCAGAACGCCATTCATCCGTTGTTGAGACTGCTCAACCTGCAGTTTCTAGGTTAAAAG TTATCGCTTCTGGACTTTGGTTGGCTCCTGGGGACTCAGAAGAGGTTGCAGCCGCACTTTCTCAGGCTTTAAGAAATTGTATCGAGAG AGCACTAAGTGGACTTTCCTATGTGAGATTTGGAGATGTATTCACAAAATCTCATCCGTCTCATAGCGAAGAACCTTTGTG GAGACGGCAGCCCGTGGTGGAGTTCATCTTTGCTGCAACTGAAGAGGCAATCTTTGTCCACGTCATAATGTCTGCAAA GCATATTCGTGCACTTTCTAGTGGTGACATGGAACAGTTGTTAACGCGTTCATCTAACAGATCTGGTTACGGACTTCCAG TGATTGTTTCTCCTCATGGAATGCGTGGTTGGCTCACAGGATGTTGCCCAAATGATCTTGTCAAACAAGTGTATTTGAG ATCCAGGACATCAAATGGATCTATTATACAGCATTATGTTTCTCAAGGTTCTGGTTGTCAGCTGAGGGGACAAAATTGCTATGTTGAAGTTACAATTGGTTGCCCTAGATCTGAAAGTGAGAAGGCACTGCAATCAAACTCAAATTCCATCAGGAATTTACCTAGGTATAATGTTGCAGAATCTCCTGTGGTTGGAAGAGGTGACCAGAAGGTATCACCAGATCATTTATTGGCAAGAGAGAGAACATTTATCTATCCCGCTGAGGCAGTGGTTGTCCCCGTCTTACAAACACCATTTGCCAAATCTTCATTGAAGAG ATTTTGGCTGCAAAACTGGATAGGGCCATCTTTGCCTGGTTCATCTTTCTTTGTGCATTG TGCTGGCAATGCAGTGTCTATGCATGGATCTTGGATTGAGACCAGCGGAGTACACATGGAGTGCAGTTACAACAGCAGTAGCAATAGTAATAGTAGCAGTGTTAGCTCAATTAGCAGCAGCTCCAGTGATAGTGAATATAAGATGACTACTGGTTCTGGAGACCTTGAGGCTGATGCAGATTCATTAACATGTCGAAAGTCCGGTTTATCTTCTAGTGATCAGATAGAAAACGATTCCTCCAAATTG GGTTTGAAGCGCCCTCGAGCAAGTACAGCAGAGTCATTTGGTCAAGCGGGTACGGTCACTAATGCTCACATGCAAGATGCATACAAATCTGATTTTGGTTCTGGAGAAGTAAACAATTCAGATATCACAGGAGTTGCAAATGAGCAGATAGGATCTCATTGGGATTGGGATGATGACGACAAAGGTATAGGCATGGATATCCAAGCTCTACTCTCCGAGTTTGGAGATTTCGGGGACTTTTTTGAGAATGATGTTTTACCTTTTGGGGAG CCTCCTGGAACTGCAGAGTCACAAGCTCTAATGTTCCCTGCTCCAGAATGTGGAGATGTTGATGGCAGCCCAGGCATGGTGGATGTTTCAAATCAGATGCTTTTACCTGTAGGTTTTCCAACTTTTGATAACTTTAATACTCCTCCCGCAGTCACTGAGGAGTGTGTGAGCAAAAATCAAGAAGTGGAAAACAGTGGAATGAGCATTGCCATTGATCCAATTGACTGCCCTCCAGCTTCTTTGACAAGTGAGTTTGATCATCTAATTAAAGCTGAAGCTTTGATGACATTTGCTCCGGAGTATGGAGCAGTTGAGACCCCTACCAGTGAGTTATCTTTATCTAAATTCAGAAACCCATATGTCCCAAAATCATGTAAACTGGAGAGCTCAAATTCAAGCCCAAACAATTACGTTTATGGTGCGACACCGCCTTCTTCACCCTGCTTAGATGTATCAGATGAGAAGACTGGCACTGTTGTCAATCCAAAAATCTGCCCTGGAAGACATGATGCAAACGGTATTCGTCAATCAGGTAAATATTACATTTATGTGGACAGTGGGAAAATGAAACAAGATAAGAAATTATTCACCAACAATGGTGGCACTGCTGCTAGTGATGGAATGGCGACATCTGCATTGTCAACTTTCAATTCTACAAATGCTGTGAATTCCATCCAGAGTAAAATATCTGAAGGAACATCAGCAACAGAGCATATCCTCTTATCTACGAAAACTGTCCTGGCTACTGAAGTTGAATGCATTATGTTCCAAGCTTCTATGTGCAAGATGAGGCACCTACTCTTATCATCCAGTATACCTGCACCTCCTAGCTTGAGTTGGTTAACTGGAAGCACTGTTTTGAATCAGCTGGCTGGTGACTGTAGTACAATGACTGACAATGTATCTAGCTGGTATgaagtgaagaaaaaagaatctATACCAGTTAGAATAGCTGGTGATTTTGATGGTGTTGTTCAAGATGGGCATTTGAGTGCACCTGTTGGTGTTTGGCGTTCTGTTGGAGTTGCTAACGTATCAAAACCTACTAATTCACCAAGTATTGAAGTTATCCCATCTTTGCCTCATCACGCATTCACTGAGGAAGGCATTCTCTCTTACCAGCAGACACAGCACCTAATGGAGCTTCTTGATGGCTTGCCATTACTAGTCCAGCAAGCTacatcttttgttgatgtggctttGGACACAGATTGTGGCGATGGCCCTTATGGTTGGCTTGCATTGCAAGAGCAATGGAGGCGGGGTTTCTCATGTGGTCCGTCAATGGTCCATGCAGGATGCGGGGGAACTTTGGCTTCTTGTCATTCATTGGACATTGCTGGTGTGGAGTTAATTGATCCTCTTTCTGCAGAT ATTCATCCTTCTTCTGTGATCAGTTTGCTGCAGTCTGAAATCAAAACAGCCTTAAAAACTGCATTTGGAAATTTAGTTGGTCCCTTGTCTGTCATAGATTGGTGCAAAGGACGCAGTCAATCATGTGATACACCAATGACTGGGGATGGATCTTTTGCAGAGTCCAATATAAGTGAATACCGAGATTCTTCAAGTACTTTTACTTCATCTGTTGGAGAACCAATGAGTCCAACTCAGTCTTCTGCTGGATCTTCTACCCTCAAAG TTACCAGTGCAACAGATGGGTCAAAAGTGGATGAGACATGCCAAAGAAGATCAAGCCAAGAAATAGAGTTGGAGCAGCAATTGTGCTGTCGTCTTAGACCAACGCTTTCTGTTCTGCCTTCACCTGCGATACTTGTGGG GTTCCAGGATGATTGGCTTAAGACATCGGCATGCTCTTTACAACACTGGGAGAAGGCTCCTCTCGAACCATATGCTATGCAAAAGCGT ATTAGTTACAACGTTATATGTCCAGACATTGATCCCCTAATTTCTGCTGCTACCGACTTTTTCCAACAGCTGGGAACTG TTTACGGGACATGCAGACTGGGAACTCATTCACCTCATAGCTTGGGAAACCAGATGGAAATTGACTCTGGGAAATTGTCATCTTCTGGTTTTGTTCTACTTGACTGCCCGCGTTCAATGAAGATTGAAAGCAGTGATGCATCCCTTGTGGGATCAATAAGCGATTATTTACTGTCTCTGTCAAACGGTTGGGATATGACAAGTTATCTTAAGTCTCTTACGAAGGCTATTAAAGCTTTGAAGATTGGTCAATGCTTACCCACAAATCCAAAAGAAGGAATTAGTAGTCCTTGCATG GTTATCTATGTAGTCTGCCCCTTCCCTGAGCCTAACGCGGTTCTACAAACAGTTGTTGCATCTTCTATTGCTGTGGGATCGGTTATTCTTGCaccagagagagaaagaagatctGTATTGAAGAGTCAGGTTGAGAAGGCACTAAGCTGTTCTGCAGCTGTCGATGAAGCATTGGTATCAAATGTTCTTGCATTATCAGGATTCAGTATTCCTAAATTAGTATTGCAGATTATTACAGTTGATGCCATATTCAGGGTTACAACACCAGCTCTTAATGACCTTGTCATTCTAAAAGAGACTGCTTTCACCATATACAACAAAGCGAGGCGAATTCCTCGAGGATCCTCTAATGATGCCATCCCATCATCATTGTTATCCACTAGATCACATTCAGTTTTGACACAAATGGCTCCTATTCCCGGGATGTGGAAGGACTGTCTTGGTCCTCGAGTCACTGGAACTTCTCTTCCCAGAGAGGGTCAAATAGATGCTGGTTTGAGATCTGGTAGCTGGGACAATTCGTGGCAAACAACTAGATCTATGGGTTCAAACTGTGATCCAAACAGAAATGGAGAATCTGTTGTCCATGATGAGATTCGTTATATGTTTGAACCACTTTTTATCCTTGCGGAACCCGGTTCTTTAGAGCATGCAGTATCACCTTCAGCTCTTGGTAACTTAGCCTCTGAATCTTCAAAGCCATTAGTTGATGATGGTAGTGGAGGCTTCATCCAAAGCACTGGTTCAGCAGGAACTACGGATACCGGACTGGGATCACAACTTGATTTACCTGAGCCTGATGGCTTTGGGTCTGGCTGTCAAAGGACTCTTGCAAGCCTGCATTGTTGCTATGGATGGACAGAGGATTGGCGCTGGTTGGCATGTGTCTGGACAGATGCCAGGGGAGAATTGCTAGACAGCCACATATTTCCTTTTGGTGGAATTAGCAGTCGGCAAGACACAAAGGGTTTGCAATGCCTGTTTGTGCAAATTCTTCATCAAGGCTGTCAGATACTTCAGGCATGCTCCTCATCTGATACCGATGCTGCCAAACCTAGGGATTTCATGATTGCACGTATTGGAAGTTTCTATGAGCTTGAATACCTAG AGTGGCAGAAAGCCATTTATTCAGTTGGGGGATCTGACGTAAAGAAATGGCCCCTGCAACTGCGGCGATCTGTGCCTGATGGGATGCCTGCCAACAATAATGGGTCTTCCTTGCAGCAACAAGACATGAGCTTGATCCAAGATAGAACTCTCCCCTCCTCACCTAATCCATTATATAGCCTTCATTCAAAGACCTCTGGCTTTATGAAAGGTGTTTTAGGACAACCCAATACGAGAAAGCAGCTTATGGGCTCACATGTAGTGGCTGACAACTCCAGAGGGATGCTTCAATGGGTGCAGAGCATTAGTTTTGCTGCGATCTCAATGGACCATTCTTTGCATTTAGTTTTGCAAGCTGATTCACTGTCTTCCG TTGTTGATACAATGGCAAGGTCCTTTCCTCAGAGAGATCCTTTGCTTGTCATCTCTGAGTTAATAATTTTTAAGGTTCTTTGGTAG